The DNA sequence GGCCTTTCGAGGTTACTTTCCTCAAAAAGCCTTTATTTCCGCTATTTTACAAAGCTGTTAACGGGAATCGAACCCGTGACCTCCGCCTTACCAAGGCGACGCTCTACCGACTGAGCCATAACAGCACTCTGATTGCTCTCGCAACCGACTTGACTAATATACTATATGTTGTGCCTCTTGTCAAGATATTTTTTGCATTTTCTTTATTCTTCGATGTCCCATAACTTTCCTCGAATCCTCTGTAATGCATTGTCAATTGACTTTGGCTCACGCTCCATACATTCTGCAATTTGACGATAATTCATTCCCTGCAAATGGTACTCCAAGACTTCCCACTCCATCTTACTTAAGGTCTTTTTTGCTTTTTCCCGAATAGCAGCAACATTTTCTCTATCAATCAACATCTGCTCCGGATTCCCATTTTCAAAAGACTCCAGCAGGTCCAAAAAAGAATCACTTCCTTCTGTCCCTGCCTCACTATTCAAAGAAACATATCCATTTAATGGCTGATGCTTTTTCCGTTGAGATGCCTCTACCGCACTATAAATCTGCCTAGCAATACAAATGTCTGCGAAATGAAAAAAGGACGCATCCTTTTTCTTATTGTAATCACGTATCGCCTTAAAAAGACCAATCATCCCCTCCTGAATCAAGTCGTCTGTATCTCCACCAATTAAAAACATAGCATTGGCCCGTTTTCGCACCAAATACTTATACTTATCCATAATATAATCCGTAATGTCGGTCTGGCCTTTTCGTAACTGTTCTATCAATTCTTCATCTGTATATTTCTCATACTCTGTAAATTTTTGCATCTTCCCCTTGTGCTCCTCTTACTGGATTCTCTGTCTT is a window from the Roseburia sp. 499 genome containing:
- the sigH gene encoding RNA polymerase sporulation sigma factor SigH, encoding MQKFTEYEKYTDEELIEQLRKGQTDITDYIMDKYKYLVRKRANAMFLIGGDTDDLIQEGMIGLFKAIRDYNKKKDASFFHFADICIARQIYSAVEASQRKKHQPLNGYVSLNSEAGTEGSDSFLDLLESFENGNPEQMLIDRENVAAIREKAKKTLSKMEWEVLEYHLQGMNYRQIAECMEREPKSIDNALQRIRGKLWDIEE